A window from Lachnoanaerobaculum umeaense encodes these proteins:
- the clpX gene encoding ATP-dependent Clp protease ATP-binding subunit ClpX has product MEDNKNDKDDNNKYEKICYMCRRPESKTGTMISMPGGIDICPDCIQKTFNSMQSMDISKLSGMSKMNIDDIKNIDLNSFNIPNMNVNPIPERARVKKRDEKRTEPLFTMKDVPAPHVIKSMLDEYVIGQDQAKKIISVAVYNHYKRIFLDKGKDGTRIEKSNILMIGPTGSGKTYLVKTLAKLLNVPLAIADATSLTEAGYIGDDIESVISKLLLSAGNDVERAECGIVFIDEIDKIAKKKNTNSRDVSGESVQQELLKLLEGSKVEVPVGTNQKNVLAPMETVNTDNILFICGGAFPALDDIIKERLRKNTSMGFNSDLKDKFDNDSNLYAKVTNEDIKKFGMIPEFIGRLPVICTLSKLDKEAFKKILIEPKNAILKQYKKLLELDEVELIFDDDAMDYIAELAMDKDTGARALRSIIEEFMLDIMYETPKDKNIGKVIITRDYLEHKGSPNIIFRNI; this is encoded by the coding sequence ATGGAAGATAATAAAAACGATAAAGATGATAATAATAAATATGAGAAAATATGCTATATGTGCAGGAGACCGGAATCAAAAACCGGTACAATGATATCTATGCCCGGCGGGATAGATATATGTCCTGATTGTATACAAAAAACTTTTAACTCCATGCAAAGTATGGATATCAGCAAATTGTCAGGAATGTCAAAGATGAATATAGATGATATAAAAAATATAGATCTTAATAGTTTCAATATTCCGAACATGAATGTGAATCCAATACCTGAAAGAGCCAGGGTTAAAAAAAGAGATGAAAAAAGAACGGAGCCACTTTTCACAATGAAAGATGTTCCGGCACCACATGTGATAAAGTCAATGCTTGATGAATATGTGATAGGGCAGGATCAGGCAAAGAAAATTATCTCTGTTGCAGTGTACAATCATTATAAAAGAATCTTTTTAGATAAGGGTAAAGATGGCACCAGGATTGAAAAGTCAAATATTCTTATGATAGGACCGACAGGAAGTGGAAAGACCTATCTTGTAAAGACATTGGCGAAATTACTTAATGTACCACTTGCCATAGCGGACGCAACCTCACTTACAGAGGCAGGGTATATAGGAGATGACATAGAAAGTGTTATCTCAAAGTTACTACTTTCTGCGGGTAATGATGTGGAGAGGGCAGAGTGCGGCATTGTATTTATTGATGAAATAGATAAGATTGCAAAAAAGAAAAATACTAATTCAAGGGATGTAAGTGGAGAAAGTGTACAACAGGAACTTTTAAAGCTTTTGGAAGGCAGCAAGGTTGAGGTTCCGGTAGGTACCAATCAAAAAAATGTGCTGGCACCAATGGAAACTGTAAATACAGACAATATATTATTTATATGTGGAGGTGCATTTCCTGCACTTGATGATATCATAAAAGAGAGATTGAGAAAAAATACCAGCATGGGATTTAACTCAGATCTTAAGGATAAATTTGATAATGACAGTAATTTATACGCAAAGGTAACAAATGAGGATATCAAAAAGTTCGGTATGATCCCGGAGTTTATAGGAAGATTACCTGTAATATGTACACTGTCAAAGCTTGATAAAGAGGCATTCAAAAAGATATTGATCGAGCCGAAGAATGCGATATTAAAACAATATAAAAAGCTTTTGGAGCTTGATGAAGTGGAACTTATATTTGATGATGATGCAATGGATTATATTGCAGAACTGGCTATGGACAAGGACACAGGAGCCAGAGCACTTCGTTCAATTATAGAAGAGTTTATGCTTGATATCATGTATGAAACTCCAAAGGATAAAAATATCGGTAAAGTTATAATCACCAGAGACTATCTGGAACACAAGGGTAGTCCCAATATAATATTTAGAAATATATAG
- the lspA gene encoding signal peptidase II — protein sequence MFVVLIPVLTCLDLVIKYAINSMDKKDLPRNIAGKIEIDKFHNKGFPFGKLKENQKVVKYIPVFITSVLIGGLSFLLPQKGKKIKKLSLSLIIAGSLSNIFDRFTRGYVVDYIRIKVKVLDKVIFNIGDIFIVLGSLMMPFGSKKKINNIAVDNIPTEE from the coding sequence ATGTTTGTTGTATTAATACCTGTATTAACTTGTCTTGACTTAGTTATAAAATATGCAATAAATTCTATGGATAAAAAGGATTTGCCAAGAAATATTGCCGGTAAAATAGAAATAGATAAATTTCATAATAAGGGATTTCCGTTTGGTAAGCTAAAGGAAAATCAGAAAGTAGTAAAATATATTCCGGTATTTATTACTTCAGTACTAATTGGAGGACTTTCTTTCTTACTTCCACAAAAAGGAAAGAAGATAAAGAAGCTATCACTCAGCCTCATTATAGCAGGTTCACTTAGCAATATCTTTGACAGATTTACAAGGGGATATGTAGTGGATTATATTCGTATCAAAGTAAAGGTGCTTGATAAGGTGATTTTTAATATTGGTGATATTTTTATAGTACTTGGAAGTCTTATGATGCCTTTTGGGTCAAAGAAAAAAATAAATAATATAGCAGTGGATAATATACCCACTGAGGAATAG
- a CDS encoding HlyC/CorC family transporter — protein sequence METSDILQLVILLVLLSASAFFSSAETALMTSNKLKIRNMAEAGDKRATKVLDITANTDKMLSAILIGNNIVNLSASSISTTLTLKLFGSSLVSVATGILTFLILVFGEITPKNVASKNAEDMALKYIGIISILVIVLTPFIYIVNKVSGLVISIFSKNSDDNNMVTEDELRAMVEVSHEDGVIENEEKKMIVNVVDFGDTVAGDIMVPRVDMVMVSVDSCYDEILNIFREERYTRIPVYEDSPDNVIGILNVKDFLLIEDKENFSVKEHLREPLYTFEYKKTSSLMMDMRKTGANIVIVLDEYGITAGLITLEDMLEEIVGEIRDEFDADDDEGITKISESEYIIDGSTNLDDVNERIGLELSSEEYESIGGIIMEKLGRLPIEGEVITFDNIILTVKKMDHARIEKVGLKLKQAVAKEQ from the coding sequence TTGGAAACAAGTGACATATTACAGCTGGTCATATTACTAGTGCTATTATCTGCGTCAGCTTTTTTCTCGTCTGCAGAAACGGCACTGATGACTTCAAATAAATTGAAGATAAGAAACATGGCTGAAGCCGGAGATAAGAGAGCAACAAAGGTACTGGATATAACGGCAAATACAGATAAGATGCTTTCCGCAATATTAATAGGAAATAATATAGTTAATCTGTCAGCATCATCAATTTCTACAACACTTACATTAAAGCTTTTTGGCAGTAGCCTGGTGAGCGTTGCGACAGGTATTCTGACATTTCTTATATTGGTTTTTGGTGAAATTACTCCCAAAAATGTAGCATCAAAAAATGCCGAAGACATGGCATTAAAATATATTGGAATCATCTCAATTCTTGTAATTGTTTTGACGCCTTTTATTTATATAGTGAATAAGGTGTCAGGACTTGTTATTTCTATTTTTAGTAAAAATAGTGATGACAATAATATGGTAACTGAGGATGAACTTAGGGCAATGGTAGAAGTCAGCCATGAGGACGGAGTCATTGAAAACGAAGAGAAAAAGATGATAGTAAATGTGGTGGACTTTGGAGATACTGTTGCAGGTGATATTATGGTGCCGAGAGTAGATATGGTAATGGTTTCTGTAGACTCATGCTATGATGAAATTTTGAATATTTTTAGAGAAGAAAGATATACCAGAATACCGGTGTATGAAGATAGTCCTGACAATGTTATAGGTATATTGAATGTAAAAGATTTCCTTTTGATAGAAGATAAAGAAAATTTTTCTGTAAAGGAACATCTCAGAGAGCCACTTTATACATTTGAGTATAAAAAGACATCTTCACTTATGATGGATATGAGAAAGACCGGTGCAAATATAGTTATAGTGTTAGATGAGTATGGTATAACAGCAGGGCTTATAACATTGGAGGATATGCTTGAGGAAATAGTCGGAGAGATAAGGGATGAATTTGATGCAGATGATGACGAGGGTATTACAAAGATTTCTGAAAGTGAGTATATCATAGACGGTTCTACAAATTTGGATGATGTAAATGAGAGAATTGGGCTTGAATTAAGCTCTGAGGAGTATGAGTCTATTGGCGGAATAATTATGGAAAAGTTAGGACGACTTCCAATAGAAGGTGAGGTCATTACATTTGACAATATAATATTGACAGTAAAGAAAATGGACCATGCAAGAATAGAAAAGGTCGGATTAAAATTAAAACAGGCTGTAGCCAAGGAGCAGTAG
- a CDS encoding HAD hydrolase-like protein: MKQKHILFDLDGTIVRSDLGITKGVQKSLEHFGIYEDLEELKKFVGPPMVESYTKFYGLSLEQYEEALAVFHKYYKSVGIFECELYSGIEEMLEGLSKKYNLYVATSKPEKEARRVIEHFGLDKYFTYVGGADGDFNTKRATKTAVIEYVLETNKIMDRDYAIMIGDKSHDIVGATNTGLKSIGVLYGYGGIEELEGANYIIKNVDDLREMFIC, from the coding sequence ATGAAGCAAAAGCATATTTTATTTGATTTGGATGGTACTATAGTAAGGTCGGACCTTGGGATTACAAAGGGAGTGCAAAAGTCATTAGAGCATTTTGGAATATATGAGGACCTTGAGGAATTGAAAAAGTTTGTAGGCCCTCCAATGGTTGAAAGTTATACAAAATTTTATGGTCTCAGTCTGGAACAGTATGAGGAAGCATTAGCTGTATTCCATAAGTACTACAAGTCAGTAGGTATATTTGAGTGTGAACTTTATAGCGGAATAGAAGAGATGTTAGAGGGCTTATCAAAAAAATATAATCTCTATGTAGCTACTTCAAAGCCTGAAAAGGAGGCAAGAAGAGTAATAGAACATTTTGGACTTGATAAGTATTTTACATATGTAGGTGGTGCAGATGGAGATTTTAATACCAAGAGGGCCACAAAGACTGCTGTGATTGAATATGTATTGGAAACAAACAAAATAATGGACAGAGATTATGCTATAATGATAGGTGATAAGAGCCATGATATAGTGGGTGCTACGAATACAGGGCTAAAGAGTATCGGAGTCCTCTATGGCTATGGTGGAATAGAAGAGCTTGAAGGAGCGAATTACATTATAAAGAATGTAGATGATTTAAGAGAAATGTTTATATGTTAA
- a CDS encoding NUDIX hydrolase — MEKIIREKRELAYEGTIVKVYKDHVLINDKRSIWDYIQHNGAAAVVPILNNGKILLVRQYRNALDRYTLELPAGKVDSKDEPRRICAFRELEEETGYKVASPDDLEFLIRIDTMVAFGDEEIDIFVARNLIKSEQHLDEDESIDIEEWELEELVDLIYKGELKDSKTVAAIIAYKNKYNL; from the coding sequence ATGGAAAAAATAATTAGAGAAAAAAGAGAACTGGCATATGAAGGTACAATAGTAAAGGTGTATAAAGACCATGTACTGATTAATGACAAAAGATCTATATGGGATTATATACAGCATAATGGTGCAGCGGCAGTAGTACCGATACTTAATAATGGTAAGATACTCCTGGTGCGTCAGTACAGAAATGCATTGGACAGATATACTCTGGAGCTTCCGGCAGGTAAGGTAGACTCTAAGGATGAGCCAAGAAGAATATGTGCTTTTAGAGAACTCGAAGAAGAAACAGGTTACAAGGTAGCTTCTCCGGATGATTTGGAGTTCTTGATAAGAATTGATACTATGGTAGCTTTCGGTGATGAAGAGATAGATATCTTTGTTGCAAGAAATCTTATTAAGAGTGAGCAGCATTTGGATGAGGATGAGAGCATTGACATAGAAGAGTGGGAGCTAGAGGAACTTGTAGATTTGATTTATAAGGGAGAATTGAAAGATTCAAAAACAGTGGCTGCAATTATTGCCTATAAGAACAAGTACAATTTATAA
- a CDS encoding trans-sulfuration enzyme family protein, with the protein MNIETLCVHSLNEDKKAHAYGAMTVPIFQTATFSHPGVGESTGYDYSRQSNPTRTELEDCISALEGAYDTVATSTGMAACSLVLELFNAGDHIISQEDIYGGSTRLFNTLGVERGRKFSYVNTTKPENVLNAINENTKAIFIETPSNPTMLVTDIREIAKIARENNLLLIVDNTFLSPYFQNPIKLGADIVIHSGTKYIAGHNDTLAGFVCTANEELSEKIRFMYKTIGPSLSPFDSFLTLRGLKTLAIRMDRIQENALKIANFLKTNKKITNVYYVGLPEHPGHDINKAQSRGFGGMIAFTTDTAKTARDAFEKLEIIKYAESLGGVESLITFPMIQTHADVAVEVRERLGITDTFLRLSVGIENVDDLIKDLERALA; encoded by the coding sequence ATGAATATTGAAACATTATGTGTACATAGTTTGAATGAAGATAAGAAGGCCCATGCATATGGTGCAATGACAGTGCCGATATTCCAGACGGCTACCTTCTCTCACCCGGGAGTAGGTGAAAGTACAGGATATGATTACTCTCGTCAATCAAATCCTACAAGAACAGAGCTGGAGGATTGCATCAGTGCATTGGAAGGGGCTTATGATACAGTGGCAACTTCTACAGGTATGGCTGCCTGCTCTTTGGTGCTTGAGCTTTTTAATGCAGGTGATCATATCATATCTCAGGAAGATATATATGGTGGAAGTACAAGACTCTTTAATACTTTGGGAGTGGAAAGAGGCAGAAAATTTAGCTATGTGAATACAACAAAGCCTGAGAATGTTTTGAATGCGATAAATGAAAATACAAAGGCTATATTTATTGAAACACCAAGCAATCCTACAATGCTTGTTACAGATATAAGAGAAATCGCAAAGATTGCAAGGGAGAATAATCTCTTATTGATCGTTGACAATACATTTTTAAGTCCGTATTTCCAAAATCCGATAAAGCTTGGTGCAGATATTGTTATTCACAGCGGTACAAAATATATTGCAGGTCACAATGATACTTTGGCAGGATTTGTATGTACTGCAAATGAGGAATTATCCGAAAAAATCAGATTTATGTATAAGACTATTGGTCCAAGTCTTTCACCATTTGACAGCTTCTTAACTCTTAGAGGACTGAAGACATTGGCAATAAGAATGGACAGAATACAGGAAAATGCATTAAAGATTGCAAATTTCCTAAAGACAAATAAAAAGATTACAAATGTGTACTATGTAGGACTGCCGGAACATCCCGGACATGATATAAACAAAGCCCAGTCAAGAGGATTTGGAGGTATGATAGCCTTTACAACTGATACTGCCAAAACTGCAAGAGATGCATTTGAAAAGCTGGAAATAATAAAGTATGCAGAGAGCCTTGGTGGTGTAGAGTCCTTGATTACCTTTCCTATGATACAGACACATGCGGATGTAGCCGTGGAGGTAAGAGAAAGACTTGGAATAACAGATACATTTCTAAGACTTTCAGTTGGAATAGAAAATGTGGATGATCTAATAAAGGATTTGGAGAGAGCATTGGCATAA
- a CDS encoding MalY/PatB family protein has protein sequence MYDFDKIIDRKGTDSLKFDCAKLRGKNGDELSLWVADMDFPVAQPITDALQKRVDHGIYGYTEVQSDYFEVVKNWFVKNFSWEPKDGSLVKTPGVVYAIAMAVKAFSKEGEGVIIQQPVYYPFSEMILSNNRKLINSPLVIKDGRYEMNFEEFEKKIVENQVKLFILCSPHNPVGRVWSKDELKRIGDICIKHNVVIFSDEIHADFVYPGNKHTVFASLGDEYAANAVIATAPSKSFNIAGLQVSNIFIENKKLRDAFKNEIVKSGYSQMNTMGLVAARAAYESGQEWLDAVRGYIKGNLDFLRDYLKENIPQVKLIEPEGTYLVWVDLRELGLTEEEREDLIVNKAKLWIDSGAMFGVDGEGFERFNIACPREYLKMALDSLTKAIKSM, from the coding sequence ATGTACGATTTTGATAAGATTATAGATAGAAAAGGTACTGATAGTTTGAAGTTTGACTGTGCAAAGCTAAGAGGTAAAAATGGTGATGAGCTTTCACTCTGGGTTGCGGATATGGATTTTCCGGTTGCACAGCCTATTACAGATGCCTTGCAAAAAAGAGTAGACCATGGAATCTATGGGTATACTGAAGTGCAGTCAGATTATTTTGAAGTAGTAAAAAACTGGTTTGTAAAAAATTTTTCTTGGGAACCAAAAGATGGAAGTTTAGTCAAGACACCCGGAGTAGTATATGCTATAGCAATGGCTGTAAAGGCATTCTCAAAAGAGGGTGAAGGTGTTATTATACAGCAGCCTGTATACTATCCTTTCAGTGAGATGATACTTAGCAATAACAGAAAGCTTATCAACTCGCCGCTTGTAATAAAAGACGGTAGATATGAGATGAACTTTGAAGAGTTTGAAAAGAAGATAGTAGAAAATCAGGTAAAACTTTTTATACTTTGCTCTCCACATAATCCTGTAGGTAGGGTTTGGAGTAAGGATGAGCTAAAAAGAATAGGTGATATATGTATAAAGCATAATGTGGTTATCTTCAGTGATGAAATACATGCCGATTTTGTATATCCCGGAAATAAGCATACAGTATTCGCTTCATTGGGAGATGAATATGCTGCAAATGCTGTAATTGCTACAGCACCAAGTAAGAGCTTTAATATAGCCGGGCTTCAAGTTTCAAATATTTTTATAGAAAATAAGAAGCTTAGAGACGCTTTTAAAAATGAGATAGTAAAATCAGGATATTCACAGATGAATACGATGGGGCTTGTAGCTGCAAGAGCAGCTTATGAGTCAGGACAGGAATGGTTGGATGCTGTAAGAGGATATATAAAGGGAAACCTTGATTTTCTTAGAGATTATTTGAAAGAGAATATTCCACAGGTAAAACTTATAGAGCCGGAAGGCACATACCTTGTATGGGTAGACCTTAGAGAGCTTGGTCTGACTGAAGAAGAGAGAGAGGATCTCATAGTAAATAAGGCAAAGCTTTGGATAGATTCAGGTGCTATGTTTGGAGTAGACGGAGAGGGATTTGAGAGATTTAATATAGCATGTCCAAGAGAATATTTGAAGATGGCACTTGATAGTTTGACAAAGGCGATTAAAAGTATGTAG
- the lon gene encoding endopeptidase La — translation MILIPTYNTVVLPGSKIYFRKEYLQEAGVSKISIGEKVTFLYLREPKDTDITMEDIYPIAVAGQVLSVDDEGGANLEAFNRINIEYIDFETQNVVGVQRPEIDDLDPQSASEMLVGLRDELLNYVTKFQWGLMARGYVLAWKNMNEVMVGLSPFMNITPEEKYSVLAEDSTKARAELIEQYAREFMAINEVSEEAKKAQKELHEKAYREDAIKKQISFLQKSLDEMHPENISEVRKFEEKIENSGMNEIARKEADNVLNRMKQEGKDSHEYGLLYNYLDFVTSLQWKKEEPKDIELDNAMEVLDREHYGLKKVKKRIIEQLAVMSLNKKQSGSILLFIGAPGTGKTSIGKSIAEALGREYVRISLGGIRDEADIRGHRRTYIGAMPGRIMDGIKKAGTSNPVMVLDEIDKLASSYNGDPASALLEVLDPEQNNTFTDHYMNVPYDLSDVLFVCTANSLDTIPGPLLDRMEVIRFTGYTALEKFSIAKDHLIPKAKKKAGIGEDNLIIEDETIKAIINSYTMEAGVRGLKKQISSLCRYAAVELVKNHKELIDVKPDDLSEYLDQRPIKHESILEKKQAGVVTGLAWTAVGGEILFIETMLTKGKGKIKITGQLGDVMKESVDIAISLVKSMYPESYEVFENNDIHIHVPAGAVPKDGPSAGITMTTALSSLVNNIPVSPKYAMTGEVSLRGNVMPIGGLPEKLMAAARAGIKKVFIPEDNKDDLKEVAEEVLNELEIIPVKKVEDVLGIVLK, via the coding sequence ATGATTTTAATACCTACATATAATACGGTAGTTTTACCGGGGTCAAAAATATATTTTAGAAAAGAGTATTTACAGGAGGCAGGGGTAAGTAAGATCTCTATAGGTGAAAAAGTAACATTTCTTTATTTAAGAGAGCCGAAAGATACAGATATTACAATGGAAGATATATACCCAATAGCAGTTGCAGGGCAAGTACTGTCTGTGGATGATGAGGGCGGTGCAAATCTGGAGGCATTCAATAGAATAAATATTGAATATATAGATTTTGAAACTCAAAATGTTGTGGGAGTGCAGAGACCTGAGATAGATGATCTTGATCCACAAAGTGCAAGTGAAATGCTTGTAGGACTTAGAGACGAATTGCTAAACTATGTTACTAAGTTTCAATGGGGACTTATGGCAAGGGGATATGTACTTGCTTGGAAGAATATGAATGAGGTAATGGTAGGTCTGTCACCATTTATGAATATCACTCCGGAGGAGAAATATTCAGTACTTGCAGAGGATTCTACAAAGGCAAGGGCAGAACTTATAGAACAGTATGCCAGAGAGTTTATGGCTATAAATGAGGTAAGTGAGGAAGCAAAGAAGGCACAAAAGGAGCTTCATGAGAAGGCATATAGGGAAGATGCAATAAAAAAACAGATAAGTTTTCTACAAAAATCTTTGGATGAGATGCATCCTGAAAATATCTCTGAAGTAAGAAAGTTTGAAGAAAAAATAGAAAATTCAGGGATGAATGAGATTGCCAGAAAGGAAGCAGATAATGTACTTAACCGAATGAAACAGGAGGGTAAGGACAGCCATGAGTATGGACTACTTTACAATTATCTGGATTTTGTAACTTCACTACAGTGGAAAAAAGAAGAACCCAAGGATATAGAGCTTGATAATGCAATGGAGGTCCTCGATAGAGAGCATTATGGACTCAAAAAAGTAAAAAAGAGAATAATTGAGCAACTTGCAGTAATGTCTTTAAATAAAAAGCAAAGTGGTTCAATACTTCTTTTTATAGGTGCTCCCGGTACAGGTAAGACGAGTATAGGAAAGAGTATTGCGGAAGCACTTGGTAGAGAATATGTGCGTATATCACTGGGAGGCATCAGAGATGAAGCCGATATCAGAGGTCATAGAAGAACTTATATAGGAGCTATGCCGGGAAGAATAATGGACGGCATTAAAAAGGCAGGTACCTCAAATCCTGTAATGGTTTTGGATGAGATAGATAAGCTTGCCTCATCATATAATGGTGATCCTGCAAGTGCTTTACTTGAGGTACTTGATCCTGAGCAAAACAATACTTTCACAGATCACTATATGAATGTACCATATGATTTGTCTGATGTACTCTTTGTATGTACAGCAAATTCACTTGATACTATACCGGGGCCACTTCTTGATAGAATGGAAGTTATAAGATTTACAGGATATACTGCACTTGAAAAGTTCTCTATTGCAAAGGATCATTTGATACCTAAAGCAAAGAAAAAGGCGGGAATTGGTGAAGATAATCTCATAATAGAAGATGAAACTATAAAAGCAATTATAAACAGTTATACAATGGAAGCCGGAGTGCGTGGACTGAAGAAACAAATAAGCTCACTTTGCAGATATGCAGCGGTAGAACTTGTAAAAAATCATAAAGAACTGATAGATGTAAAGCCGGATGATTTGTCGGAATATTTGGATCAAAGACCTATAAAACATGAGAGCATATTAGAGAAAAAACAGGCAGGAGTGGTTACGGGTCTTGCATGGACTGCTGTAGGCGGAGAGATATTATTTATAGAGACAATGCTGACAAAGGGTAAGGGTAAGATAAAAATCACAGGTCAGCTTGGAGATGTAATGAAAGAGAGTGTGGATATTGCAATCAGTCTTGTAAAGTCTATGTATCCGGAAAGCTATGAAGTGTTTGAAAATAATGATATTCATATCCATGTGCCGGCAGGAGCAGTGCCGAAGGATGGACCAAGTGCAGGTATTACTATGACTACAGCATTGTCTTCTCTTGTAAATAATATTCCTGTTTCTCCGAAGTATGCTATGACAGGAGAAGTTTCACTTCGTGGAAATGTAATGCCTATAGGTGGTTTGCCGGAAAAGCTTATGGCAGCTGCCAGAGCAGGAATAAAGAAAGTATTTATACCGGAAGATAATAAGGACGATCTGAAGGAAGTGGCAGAGGAAGTTTTGAATGAACTTGAAATAATTCCTGTGAAAAAGGTTGAAGATGTATTGGGTATTGTATTAAAATAA
- a CDS encoding iron-containing alcohol dehydrogenase gives MLSFKHDIPTKLYFGEGQIKRLAKSLEPFGKNVLLVYGGGSIKKIGLYDEVIKILKENDFNITECDGIEPNPRITSVKRGVELCKEHNIDVILAVGGGSTIDCAKAIAVGRYYAGDDLWEMVKTSFRRSKALPLVDILTLSATGSEFDAGGVISNLDTNEKLGAVYTYPSVSICDPTYTFSVSPYQTAAGSADIMSHIFEGYFSRTMDGDLSDGIAETILKSVMKNCKIALKDPTNYAARANLMADSSVACSGIPEYGKQGTGWPCHAMEHELSAYYDITHGVGLAILTIRWMRHILGKDASAMERFVKFAKNVMGLSGDDERKLAFAGIDALENYFKETGIPMTLTELGIDDKHFEAMAAHANADGYLKDAFVALTNEDIVEIYKACL, from the coding sequence ATGTTAAGTTTCAAACATGACATTCCTACCAAATTATACTTCGGTGAGGGGCAGATCAAAAGACTGGCAAAATCATTGGAGCCTTTTGGCAAAAATGTTTTGTTAGTCTATGGTGGCGGTTCAATCAAGAAAATAGGTCTTTATGATGAAGTGATAAAGATTTTAAAAGAAAACGACTTCAATATTACTGAATGTGACGGTATAGAGCCAAATCCTAGAATAACTTCAGTAAAACGTGGTGTAGAACTTTGTAAAGAGCATAATATTGATGTGATTTTGGCAGTAGGTGGTGGAAGTACTATTGACTGTGCAAAAGCAATAGCAGTAGGCCGCTACTATGCGGGAGATGATCTCTGGGAGATGGTAAAAACCAGCTTTAGAAGATCGAAAGCACTTCCACTTGTAGATATACTTACACTCAGTGCGACAGGTTCAGAATTTGATGCCGGTGGTGTAATATCAAACCTTGATACAAATGAAAAATTAGGTGCAGTATATACCTATCCTTCAGTAAGCATATGTGATCCGACTTATACATTCAGTGTATCTCCTTATCAAACAGCGGCAGGCAGTGCTGACATTATGAGCCATATATTTGAAGGATATTTTTCAAGAACTATGGATGGTGATTTATCAGACGGTATAGCAGAGACTATATTAAAATCGGTTATGAAAAACTGTAAGATTGCACTTAAAGATCCTACAAATTATGCGGCAAGAGCAAATCTTATGGCAGATTCTTCAGTGGCTTGCTCAGGTATACCTGAATATGGAAAGCAGGGTACAGGATGGCCATGTCATGCTATGGAACATGAGCTTTCAGCTTATTATGACATCACTCATGGTGTAGGACTTGCTATTTTGACTATTAGATGGATGCGCCATATCCTAGGTAAAGATGCAAGTGCCATGGAGAGATTTGTAAAATTTGCAAAGAATGTAATGGGACTTAGTGGAGATGATGAGAGAAAACTTGCATTTGCCGGAATAGATGCACTTGAGAATTATTTTAAAGAAACAGGTATTCCGATGACATTGACTGAGCTTGGCATTGATGATAAACATTTCGAAGCCATGGCAGCACATGCAAATGCAGACGGATACTTAAAAGATGCATTTGTAGCACTTACCAATGAGGATATAGTTGAAATCTATAAGGCATGTTTATAG
- a CDS encoding QueT transporter family protein, protein MKNITTKMMAQGAVIAAVYVVLTLAFAPISFGAIQFRISEALCILPFFTVAAVPGVSIGCLLANILGGAALPDIIFGTLATLIGAILSYRIRNVSKWLVCVPPILANAIIIPFVLKFAYGLTDLIPYMMLTVGVGEVLAVGLLGNLLMLALEPKKAFIFGSYQGV, encoded by the coding sequence ATGAAAAATATTACGACTAAGATGATGGCACAGGGTGCAGTTATAGCAGCAGTATATGTAGTGCTTACACTTGCATTTGCCCCTATAAGTTTTGGTGCTATTCAGTTCAGAATTTCTGAGGCACTTTGTATTTTGCCATTTTTTACAGTGGCAGCAGTACCGGGAGTAAGTATAGGTTGTCTTTTGGCAAATATACTTGGTGGAGCAGCTCTTCCTGATATAATATTTGGAACATTGGCTACACTTATAGGTGCAATACTAAGTTATAGAATTAGAAATGTTTCAAAGTGGTTGGTATGTGTACCACCGATACTTGCAAATGCAATCATAATTCCATTTGTATTAAAGTTCGCTTATGGTTTAACAGATTTGATACCATATATGATGCTTACAGTAGGAGTTGGAGAAGTGCTTGCAGTAGGTTTGCTGGGTAATTTATTGATGTTAGCACTTGAGCCTAAAAAAGCATTTATATTTGGTTCATATCAGGGAGTTTAA